The proteins below are encoded in one region of Aequorivita iocasae:
- a CDS encoding methylmalonyl-CoA mutase family protein: MKQVSPYKPKYKVRIVTAASLFDGHDAAINIMRRIIQSTGVEVIHLGHDRSVKEVVNTAIQEDANAIALTSYQGGHNEYFKYMYDLLQEKGAGHIKIFGGGGGVILPSEIKELMDYGITRIYAPDDGREMGLQGMINDLVQQSDFPIGDKLNGEINKLPEKEIGAIARIISSAENFPDVAKETLDKIHINNKKAKTPVLGITGTGGAGKSSLVDELVRRFLIDFPNKTIGIISVDPSKRKTGGALLGDRIRMNAINSPRVYMRSLATRQSNLALSKYVTEAIEVLKAAEYDLIILETSGIGQSDTEILEHSNVSLYVMTPEFGAATQLEKIDMLDFADLVAINKFDKRGSLDALRDVKKQYVRNHQLWETPQDELPVYGTIASQFNDPGMNKLYKAVMQEIAEKTESDLKSDFHVSEEMEEKVFVIPPSRTRYLSEISENNRAYDKKAVEQSEVAQKLYGIFKTIETICGETPGLDKAGIISKSILNSEKNRDLVKLLLAEFDREKLNLDPYNWEIITRWNEKVNKYKNPIYSFKVRDKEINIKTHTESLSHTQIPKVALPKYQAWGDILKWTLQENVPGEFPYTSGLYPFKRTGEDPARMFAGEGGPERTNRRFHYVSMGLPAKRLSTAFDSVTLYGNDPDLRPDIYGKIGNAGVSICCLDDAKKLYSGFDLSHPMTSVSMTINGPAPMLLGFFMNAAIDQNCEKYIVENGLQEEVEKKIETIYKKKNIDRPKYHGQFPEGNNGLGLMLLGVTGDQVLDTEVYNKIKYETLQQVRGTVQADILKEDQAQNTCIFSTEFALRLMGDVQEYFIEKKVRNFYSVSISGYHIAEAGANPITQLAFTLANGFTYVEYYLSRGMDINEFGPNLSFFFSNGIDAEYAVIGRVARKIWAKALKEKYGANPRAQMLKYHIQTSGRSLHAQEIDFNDIRTTLQALYAIYDNCNSLHTNAYDEAITTPTEESVRRAMAIQLIINKELGLAKNENPIQGSFIIEELTDLVEEAVLKEFDSITERGGVLGAMETMYQRSKIQEESLYYETLKHNGDFPIIGVNTFLSSKGSPTVLPAEVIRATEEEKQVQIETLKNLHEMYGESATDIIEKIKAAAVHNENMFEQLMEATKVCSLGQITEALFEVGGQYRRNM; encoded by the coding sequence ATGAAACAGGTAAGTCCCTATAAACCAAAATATAAAGTGCGAATTGTTACTGCTGCATCACTGTTCGATGGGCACGATGCCGCTATCAATATTATGCGTCGTATAATACAATCTACAGGGGTAGAGGTAATTCACCTGGGCCATGATAGAAGCGTCAAAGAGGTTGTAAATACTGCCATACAGGAAGATGCTAATGCAATTGCGCTTACTTCATACCAAGGCGGTCATAACGAGTACTTTAAATATATGTATGATCTTTTACAAGAAAAGGGTGCCGGACATATAAAGATTTTTGGCGGCGGCGGCGGCGTTATTCTTCCTTCCGAGATAAAAGAATTGATGGATTATGGTATAACTCGAATTTATGCACCAGACGATGGTCGTGAAATGGGACTTCAAGGAATGATTAACGATTTAGTTCAACAATCCGATTTTCCCATAGGCGATAAATTAAATGGGGAAATAAACAAATTGCCCGAAAAGGAAATCGGCGCTATTGCAAGAATCATTTCTTCAGCTGAAAACTTTCCAGATGTAGCAAAAGAAACACTTGATAAAATCCATATTAACAATAAAAAAGCCAAGACCCCTGTTCTGGGTATTACTGGGACTGGGGGCGCGGGAAAATCTTCCCTTGTTGATGAATTGGTGCGAAGGTTTTTAATTGACTTTCCTAATAAGACTATTGGGATTATTTCAGTAGATCCTTCTAAAAGAAAAACCGGCGGAGCACTGTTGGGAGATCGAATACGAATGAATGCCATCAATTCGCCTCGGGTTTACATGCGTAGTTTGGCTACCCGACAAAGCAACCTTGCACTTTCAAAATATGTGACTGAAGCAATCGAAGTCCTGAAAGCTGCTGAATATGACCTTATTATTCTTGAAACTTCCGGAATTGGTCAAAGCGATACCGAAATACTGGAACATAGCAATGTTTCCCTCTATGTTATGACCCCTGAATTTGGTGCAGCCACGCAACTTGAAAAAATTGATATGCTCGATTTTGCAGATTTAGTTGCTATCAATAAATTTGACAAACGCGGCTCTCTTGACGCCCTACGTGATGTAAAAAAACAATACGTTCGCAATCATCAACTGTGGGAAACTCCGCAGGATGAACTACCCGTTTATGGAACAATTGCTTCACAGTTCAATGATCCGGGAATGAACAAACTTTACAAGGCGGTTATGCAGGAGATTGCAGAAAAAACCGAATCCGATCTTAAAAGCGATTTCCACGTTTCCGAAGAAATGGAGGAAAAGGTATTTGTTATCCCGCCCTCACGCACACGCTATCTTTCCGAAATTTCAGAAAACAACAGAGCTTATGATAAAAAAGCTGTGGAACAGTCTGAAGTTGCCCAAAAGCTCTATGGGATTTTTAAAACCATTGAAACAATTTGTGGAGAAACACCAGGATTGGACAAAGCTGGTATTATATCCAAATCTATTTTGAATTCAGAAAAAAATAGAGACTTGGTAAAATTGCTACTTGCTGAATTTGACCGTGAAAAATTAAATCTAGATCCGTACAACTGGGAAATTATAACCCGTTGGAACGAAAAAGTAAACAAATACAAAAATCCAATTTATAGTTTTAAAGTTCGTGATAAAGAAATAAATATAAAAACCCATACCGAATCCCTTTCACATACCCAGATTCCAAAAGTAGCCTTGCCGAAATATCAAGCTTGGGGCGATATTTTGAAATGGACGCTTCAAGAGAATGTTCCTGGAGAATTTCCGTACACTTCCGGGCTGTATCCCTTTAAAAGAACTGGGGAGGACCCTGCCAGAATGTTTGCGGGCGAAGGTGGACCGGAGCGTACCAACAGGCGTTTTCACTATGTAAGTATGGGCTTGCCTGCCAAAAGACTTTCCACTGCGTTTGACAGTGTAACATTATATGGAAACGACCCTGACCTACGGCCCGATATTTATGGTAAGATAGGCAATGCAGGTGTTTCCATTTGCTGTTTGGATGATGCTAAAAAGCTCTATTCCGGTTTTGATTTAAGCCACCCAATGACCTCGGTAAGTATGACGATTAACGGGCCCGCACCAATGTTGCTAGGTTTTTTCATGAATGCTGCCATTGATCAAAACTGTGAAAAATACATTGTGGAAAATGGTTTACAAGAAGAAGTTGAAAAGAAAATTGAAACTATCTATAAGAAGAAAAATATTGACCGCCCCAAATATCACGGCCAGTTTCCCGAAGGTAATAATGGGTTGGGCCTTATGCTTTTGGGCGTAACTGGTGATCAAGTTTTGGACACTGAAGTTTATAACAAAATTAAATACGAGACTTTACAGCAGGTACGCGGAACGGTTCAGGCAGATATTTTAAAAGAAGACCAAGCGCAGAACACTTGTATTTTTTCTACTGAATTCGCACTGCGCTTGATGGGCGATGTGCAGGAATATTTTATTGAGAAAAAAGTTCGAAATTTCTATTCAGTTTCCATTAGTGGCTACCACATTGCCGAAGCAGGCGCAAACCCTATCACCCAATTAGCTTTTACGCTTGCAAATGGGTTCACTTACGTGGAATATTATTTGAGCCGCGGCATGGATATCAATGAGTTTGGACCTAATCTTTCGTTTTTCTTTAGCAACGGAATTGATGCGGAATATGCTGTTATTGGCCGGGTTGCTAGAAAAATTTGGGCAAAGGCCTTAAAAGAAAAATATGGAGCCAACCCACGTGCTCAAATGTTGAAATACCACATACAGACTTCGGGTCGCTCATTACACGCCCAGGAAATTGATTTCAACGATATTCGTACTACATTACAGGCTTTGTACGCTATTTATGATAACTGTAACTCATTGCACACCAATGCGTATGATGAAGCTATAACTACTCCTACTGAAGAGAGCGTTCGCCGAGCTATGGCGATTCAGCTTATCATAAATAAGGAACTTGGCTTGGCTAAAAACGAGAATCCAATACAAGGTTCTTTTATTATTGAAGAGTTAACAGATTTGGTTGAAGAAGCTGTTTTAAAAGAATTTGACAGTATTACGGAACGTGGTGGCGTATTGGGCGCAATGGAAACCATGTATCAGCGGAGTAAAATTCAAGAGGAGAGTTTGTATTACGAAACCCTAAAACATAATGGAGATTTTCCAATAATTGGAGTGAATACCTTTTTAAGCAGCAAAGGCTCGCCAACAGTACTGCCGGCAGAAGTCATTCGCGCAACAGAGGAAGAGAAACAAGTACAGATTGAAACCCTAAAAAACCTTCACGAAATGTATGGCGAGAGCGCTACAGATATTATTGAAAAAATAAAAGCTGCGGCAGTACATAATGAAAATATGTTTGAACAATTAATGGAAGCCACAAAGGTTTGTTCCTTGGGGCAAATTACGGAAGCTTTATTTGAGGTAGGAGGGCAATACAGACGAAATATGTAA
- a CDS encoding T9SS type A sorting domain-containing protein: protein MKKIYLLALAIGAFTLSANAQIIEDDIESYSLGPLFEDHWSSWSGAPGPDNAVVTDAFAQSGSQSVFIGGDGVQDALLLLGNQTIGTYELTFFMYIPTDKTGYINFQGATENGGAGAGGNGVFNSGNITFNLDGMNPGIVEDIDADGTVYNTYSYPQNFWFEVKFLFDLSALTYTLSIDGVDGAPVAFGADATVGGIDFFSIDANNEYYVDDVLFVDAAAGVDDFSASKFSVYPNPVQDVLNIKSASSVDNVVVYDILGKVVLQENPGKISPAINMSNLPSGAYMVQVTIDNATKTVKVIK, encoded by the coding sequence ATGAAAAAAATTTACTTATTGGCTCTTGCTATAGGAGCTTTTACACTTAGTGCGAATGCACAAATAATTGAAGATGACATCGAGAGCTATAGCTTAGGCCCTCTCTTTGAAGATCATTGGTCTAGCTGGTCTGGAGCTCCAGGTCCTGATAACGCTGTAGTAACTGATGCGTTTGCACAATCTGGAAGTCAATCAGTTTTTATCGGTGGTGATGGTGTTCAAGATGCACTTTTACTATTAGGAAATCAAACAATTGGTACATATGAATTAACATTCTTTATGTACATTCCTACTGACAAGACTGGCTACATTAACTTCCAAGGTGCTACAGAAAATGGTGGTGCAGGAGCAGGTGGAAATGGTGTTTTCAACTCAGGAAACATTACTTTTAACCTTGATGGTATGAATCCAGGTATCGTAGAAGATATAGATGCTGACGGAACAGTTTACAATACCTATTCTTATCCACAAAATTTCTGGTTTGAGGTTAAGTTCTTATTTGACTTAAGCGCTCTTACTTATACACTTTCTATTGATGGTGTAGATGGTGCGCCAGTTGCTTTTGGTGCTGACGCTACTGTAGGAGGAATTGATTTCTTCTCAATTGATGCAAACAACGAATATTATGTAGATGATGTACTTTTCGTGGATGCAGCTGCTGGAGTTGATGACTTTTCTGCTAGCAAATTCTCCGTATATCCTAACCCAGTTCAAGATGTATTGAACATTAAATCAGCTTCTTCAGTTGATAATGTGGTTGTGTATGACATCTTAGGCAAAGTTGTTCTTCAAGAGAATCCAGGAAAAATTTCACCTGCAATCAATATGAGCAATCTTCCATCAGGAGCATATATGGTTCAAGTAACTATTGACAATGCTACTAAAACTGTTAAAGTTATTAAATAA
- a CDS encoding DUF4197 domain-containing protein, translated as MWAKKIFLCCAILTFFSCAELQQVVNTLPNQTGSDMNPTMIANGLRQALDLGIDKQVTKLTKKDGFYKNPLVKILLPPELQKVDQGLRDIGLGSLADEGIKALNRAAEDAVKEATPIFVSAVKEITFVDAKNILLGPDNAATHYLEQRTSTALYSKFEPVIKNSFSRVGADQIWTSIITKYNSIPFVTKANPNLTDYVTTEALQGVYKMISVEEKDIRNNISARTTALLRQVFALQD; from the coding sequence ATGTGGGCTAAAAAAATATTCCTGTGCTGCGCAATTCTTACCTTCTTTTCCTGCGCAGAATTACAGCAAGTGGTCAATACGCTTCCCAATCAAACAGGGAGTGATATGAACCCTACAATGATTGCAAATGGACTAAGACAAGCATTGGATCTTGGAATAGACAAACAAGTAACCAAGCTTACCAAAAAAGATGGGTTTTATAAAAATCCACTGGTAAAAATATTGTTGCCGCCAGAATTACAAAAAGTAGATCAGGGCTTAAGAGACATAGGACTAGGAAGTTTAGCAGACGAAGGTATAAAAGCTTTAAACAGAGCTGCTGAAGATGCCGTCAAAGAAGCCACTCCCATATTTGTATCTGCTGTAAAAGAAATAACTTTTGTAGATGCAAAAAATATTTTGTTGGGCCCCGATAATGCAGCTACCCATTATTTGGAACAACGCACAAGCACAGCTCTTTACTCTAAGTTTGAGCCAGTGATAAAAAATTCTTTTTCAAGAGTAGGTGCAGATCAAATCTGGACAAGCATAATTACCAAATACAATTCCATTCCATTTGTAACTAAGGCAAATCCAAATCTTACAGATTATGTTACAACTGAAGCGCTACAAGGCGTTTATAAAATGATAAGCGTTGAGGAAAAGGATATTCGAAATAATATTTCAGCAAGAACCACCGCACTTCTTCGCCAAGTATTTGCTTTACAGGATTAA
- a CDS encoding Lacal_2735 family protein, with protein sequence MNNWFKKKSRIEILKEKYRVLMKRSFELAPNDPEKSAKAHQQADKIFQEINYLSLKQADK encoded by the coding sequence ATGAATAATTGGTTTAAGAAAAAATCAAGAATTGAAATTCTGAAAGAAAAATATAGGGTTTTAATGAAACGATCTTTTGAATTAGCGCCAAATGATCCTGAGAAAAGTGCCAAAGCACACCAACAAGCCGACAAAATTTTTCAAGAAATTAACTACCTATCCTTGAAACAAGCGGACAAATAA
- a CDS encoding ABC transporter substrate-binding protein — MEFVDQLNRTVTFTKTPTRIVSLVPSQTELLVDLGLQKNIIGITKFCVHPNDLREEKVIVGGTKQVNFEKIKSLKPDIIICNKEENTEEMVLQLESIAPVWVSDIATISESIQMIFQLGKVFEVAEKALEIVSNIKSKWENFKEYIKDFPPKKVLYLIWKKPYMAAGRRTFIDCLLTENNFENICTEVSSRYPKVKPEDFLKADLILLSTEPYPFNKGDVIALAAEFETEVKLVDGEFFSWYGSRLMYAFDYFKTLR; from the coding sequence ATGGAGTTCGTTGATCAATTAAATAGAACTGTAACCTTTACCAAAACTCCTACCCGAATTGTTTCTTTGGTGCCTTCACAAACCGAATTGTTGGTTGACCTTGGTTTGCAGAAAAACATTATCGGAATTACCAAATTCTGTGTCCATCCCAATGATTTGCGAGAAGAGAAAGTGATTGTTGGAGGGACCAAGCAGGTTAATTTCGAAAAAATAAAATCACTTAAGCCAGATATTATCATTTGCAATAAAGAAGAGAATACTGAGGAAATGGTTCTTCAGCTAGAAAGTATTGCGCCTGTGTGGGTGAGTGATATTGCTACGATTTCGGAAAGTATCCAGATGATATTCCAGTTGGGGAAGGTTTTTGAAGTTGCTGAGAAAGCTTTGGAAATTGTATCAAATATTAAGTCCAAATGGGAAAACTTTAAGGAGTATATAAAAGATTTTCCGCCAAAGAAAGTGCTGTATTTAATTTGGAAAAAACCCTATATGGCTGCGGGCAGGAGGACTTTCATTGATTGTCTTTTAACTGAAAATAATTTTGAAAATATTTGCACTGAAGTTTCAAGCCGGTATCCAAAGGTGAAGCCAGAAGATTTTTTGAAGGCTGATTTGATTTTACTTTCTACAGAACCTTATCCTTTTAATAAGGGAGATGTTATAGCTCTTGCAGCGGAATTTGAAACGGAAGTAAAATTAGTGGATGGGGAGTTTTTTAGCTGGTATGGCTCTCGTTTAATGTACGCTTTTGATTATTTTAAAACGCTTCGCTGA
- the pyrF gene encoding orotidine-5'-phosphate decarboxylase, protein MTTENLISEIRKKQSFLCVGLDVDLDKIPEFLLKEEDPIFSFNKAIIDATHPYAVAYKPNTAFYEAYGLKGWKSLEKTIKYLNENYPQIFTIADAKRGDIGNTSSRYAKAFFKDLGFDSVTVAPYMGKDSIEPFLAFENKHTILLALTSNGGAFDFQTKLTGEEELYKLVLKTSKEWSNSENLMYVVGATKAEYFAEIRKIIPNSFILVPGIGAQGGNLKEVCKYGLTDNVGLLVNSSRGIIYASNNTDFAEAAAVEAKNIQLEMKAILDGVR, encoded by the coding sequence ATGACTACAGAAAATTTGATTTCAGAAATTAGAAAGAAGCAATCCTTTCTTTGTGTTGGGCTTGATGTTGATTTAGATAAAATTCCCGAATTTCTTCTAAAGGAAGAAGACCCTATATTTTCATTCAATAAAGCCATTATTGATGCCACCCATCCATATGCCGTGGCCTATAAGCCAAATACTGCTTTTTATGAAGCTTATGGTTTGAAGGGCTGGAAGTCCTTGGAAAAGACGATAAAATATTTAAACGAAAATTATCCCCAGATTTTTACTATCGCCGATGCTAAGCGCGGCGATATTGGCAATACTTCCTCACGCTATGCAAAAGCTTTTTTTAAGGATCTGGGTTTTGATTCGGTTACCGTTGCTCCCTATATGGGAAAGGATTCCATAGAGCCTTTTCTTGCTTTTGAAAATAAGCACACCATTTTGCTTGCATTGACTTCCAATGGAGGGGCTTTCGACTTTCAAACTAAACTAACGGGTGAGGAAGAATTGTATAAATTGGTCTTAAAAACTTCAAAAGAATGGAGCAATAGTGAAAACTTGATGTATGTAGTAGGTGCGACGAAGGCTGAATACTTTGCTGAGATTCGTAAAATCATACCAAACAGTTTTATATTGGTGCCAGGAATTGGGGCACAGGGAGGAAACTTGAAGGAAGTCTGCAAATATGGATTGACGGATAATGTTGGGTTGCTTGTAAATTCTTCCCGTGGTATTATTTATGCTTCAAATAATACTGATTTTGCAGAAGCTGCCGCTGTTGAAGCAAAGAATATCCAGCTCGAAATGAAAGCCATACTTGATGGAGTTCGTTGA
- the prfA gene encoding peptide chain release factor 1 encodes MLDRLQIIKQRFDEVSDLIIQPDVISDQKRYIQLNKEYKDLRILMDKRAEFLELTDNINEAEEIIADGSDAEMVDMAKLQLEEAKTRLPKLEEEIKFLLVPKDPEDAKNAVMEIRAGTGGDEASIFAGDLFRMYTKYCEGKGWKTNVIDFNEGTSGGFKEVQFEIEGEDVYGTLKFEAGVHRVQRVPQTETQGRVHTSAATVMVFPEAEEFDIEINPKDVRVDFFCSSGPGGQSVNTTYSAVRLTHVPTGIVAQCQDQKSQHKNKEKAFRVLRSRLYDLELAKKQAEDALKRGSMVTSGDRSAKIRTYNYPQGRVTDHRINLTLYNLGNIMNGDVQEIIDELQLVSNTEKLKETGETF; translated from the coding sequence ATGTTAGATAGGCTTCAAATAATAAAACAACGTTTTGACGAGGTGAGCGACCTCATAATACAACCCGATGTAATCAGCGACCAAAAGCGGTACATTCAGTTGAACAAAGAATATAAGGATCTCCGAATTTTGATGGACAAACGCGCAGAATTTTTAGAACTTACCGACAACATAAACGAAGCCGAAGAAATTATAGCCGATGGAAGCGATGCCGAAATGGTTGATATGGCGAAGCTACAACTGGAAGAAGCAAAAACGCGTTTACCAAAGCTGGAAGAAGAGATCAAGTTTCTTTTAGTGCCAAAAGACCCCGAAGACGCCAAAAATGCAGTAATGGAGATAAGAGCCGGAACGGGTGGAGACGAGGCAAGTATTTTTGCGGGCGATCTTTTCAGAATGTACACCAAATATTGCGAGGGAAAAGGCTGGAAGACAAACGTGATAGATTTTAACGAAGGAACCAGTGGCGGTTTCAAAGAAGTTCAATTTGAAATAGAAGGAGAGGATGTTTACGGAACTCTTAAATTTGAAGCTGGCGTTCACCGCGTGCAGCGGGTACCACAGACCGAAACCCAAGGGCGTGTGCACACAAGCGCCGCCACGGTAATGGTTTTTCCGGAAGCTGAGGAATTTGATATTGAAATAAACCCCAAGGATGTTCGTGTAGATTTCTTTTGTTCTTCGGGCCCTGGAGGACAGTCGGTGAATACAACCTATTCTGCTGTAAGGCTGACGCACGTTCCCACGGGCATTGTGGCTCAGTGCCAAGACCAGAAATCGCAACACAAAAACAAAGAGAAGGCCTTTAGGGTTTTGCGTTCACGTTTATACGACCTTGAACTAGCCAAAAAGCAGGCGGAAGATGCCCTAAAGCGTGGCTCGATGGTTACAAGTGGTGACAGAAGTGCAAAAATTAGAACCTATAACTATCCACAGGGGCGGGTTACAGACCATCGTATCAACCTTACCTTATACAATCTTGGAAATATAATGAACGGTGACGTTCAGGAAATAATTGACGAACTTCAATTGGTGAGTAATACAGAGAAATTGAAGGAAACTGGCGAAACTTTTTAA
- a CDS encoding AIR synthase related protein encodes MSKEISKRYAQRGVSAGKEDVHKAIKNVDKGLYPKAFCKIVPDYLTGDADYCLIMHADGAGTKSSLAYAYWKETGDLSVWKGIAQDALIMNIDDLLCVGAVDNIMLSSTIGRNKNLIPGEVISAIINGTEELISEMKQYGVTIHSTGGETADLGDLVRTIIVDSTVTARMKRSAVVDNANIKPGDVIVGLASFGQASYEKEYNGGMGSNGLTSARHDVFASYLAKKYPETYDSSVPSELVYSGSKKLNDSVPESPLNAGKLVLSPTRTYAPIIKEILSKFNNKEIHGMVHCSGGAQTKILHFVENLHIIKDNLFEIPPLFKLIQAESGTDWKEMYQVFNMGHRMELYVSEDIAASIIQISESFNVKAQIVGRVEAAASKKLTIKSAMGEFLY; translated from the coding sequence ATGAGTAAAGAGATTTCAAAACGTTACGCACAACGAGGTGTTTCGGCAGGAAAGGAAGATGTCCACAAAGCCATAAAGAACGTGGATAAAGGCCTTTATCCAAAGGCTTTCTGCAAGATTGTTCCCGATTATTTAACTGGCGATGCAGATTATTGCCTGATCATGCACGCCGATGGCGCAGGTACAAAATCATCACTTGCTTATGCGTATTGGAAAGAAACTGGCGATCTATCAGTTTGGAAAGGAATTGCGCAGGATGCACTTATAATGAACATTGACGACCTACTTTGTGTAGGCGCCGTAGATAATATTATGCTCTCTTCAACTATTGGTAGAAATAAAAACTTGATTCCCGGTGAAGTCATTTCAGCAATTATAAATGGTACCGAAGAATTGATTTCTGAAATGAAACAATACGGCGTAACCATCCATTCAACGGGAGGGGAGACGGCAGATTTGGGTGATTTGGTTCGTACTATAATTGTAGATTCCACAGTTACAGCACGTATGAAGCGCAGTGCTGTAGTAGACAATGCCAATATTAAACCCGGCGATGTTATTGTTGGTCTGGCTTCTTTTGGCCAAGCATCTTATGAAAAGGAATATAATGGCGGTATGGGGAGCAATGGGTTGACTTCCGCGAGACACGATGTTTTTGCAAGTTACTTGGCAAAAAAATATCCAGAAACTTATGATTCATCAGTGCCTAGTGAGCTTGTTTATTCAGGTTCGAAAAAATTGAATGATTCTGTTCCTGAAAGCCCATTAAATGCTGGAAAACTAGTTCTTTCGCCAACTCGAACCTATGCCCCTATAATAAAAGAAATTTTATCAAAATTCAACAATAAGGAAATTCACGGAATGGTGCATTGCAGTGGCGGGGCACAAACTAAGATTCTTCACTTTGTGGAAAACCTTCATATAATAAAGGATAATCTGTTTGAAATTCCCCCGCTGTTTAAACTTATTCAGGCTGAAAGTGGTACTGATTGGAAAGAGATGTACCAAGTATTCAATATGGGTCATAGAATGGAACTTTACGTTTCTGAGGACATCGCGGCATCTATTATACAAATTTCTGAATCGTTTAATGTAAAAGCACAGATTGTGGGTAGGGTGGAAGCTGCTGCGTCTAAGAAGCTTACTATTAAATCTGCAATGGGCGAATTTTTATATTGA
- a CDS encoding carboxypeptidase-like regulatory domain-containing protein, protein MMKKYIALFFVSFFLILIGCSEDTIDVVRTGNISGKVTDKVTGAALENVKITTNPASTTVFTDSIGRFKLNDVAVDDYSVQAELNGYATGFESTTVTEAMTTVVAFELSLANSDNNPPSVPILVSPEDGAEEQPLEVQFIWQASDPENDDLSYTLDLRNGTTDEMQVFEVGQDTTYTVSNLQLSTKYFWQVTVTDGSNDPVSSVISDFKTLTFPDNPYTFVKENNGNLVIYSGAKDTATVGNTEPDFSVFQLTSENTNSFRPRKSVILNRIAFLRNSGGATQIYTMNFDGTDVQQVTSQRPVAGFRTEHLDFTWALNDSKLYYPHFDKLYSINPDGTGNRLEYTTTDGSFISEVAVPEFDDDLVLLKTNNSSGYNVRIYTARLSTGLEETVIFENLDGAVSGIDITANADRVLYTWDIDEAQNSSYRIFNSRIFLFTIGSPDPPVLLETDVQEGENELDARFSPSEGGVIFTRVKNNFRAIPEIHSFIFDQQSLDDELLFTNSYMPDWE, encoded by the coding sequence ATGATGAAAAAATATATAGCTTTGTTTTTTGTGAGTTTCTTCTTAATACTCATTGGTTGCAGTGAAGATACTATAGATGTAGTGCGTACAGGTAATATTTCTGGAAAAGTTACAGATAAAGTAACCGGTGCAGCACTAGAAAATGTAAAAATAACTACAAATCCGGCCTCTACCACTGTTTTCACCGATTCCATTGGTAGGTTTAAACTGAATGATGTGGCTGTAGATGATTATTCAGTTCAAGCCGAATTAAATGGATATGCTACAGGTTTTGAATCTACTACGGTTACGGAGGCAATGACCACTGTAGTTGCCTTTGAACTTTCGCTTGCCAATTCAGATAACAATCCGCCCTCTGTTCCAATTTTAGTATCTCCGGAAGATGGCGCAGAAGAGCAACCTCTTGAAGTACAATTTATTTGGCAAGCATCCGATCCTGAAAATGACGATCTTTCTTATACATTGGATTTAAGAAACGGAACAACTGACGAGATGCAGGTATTTGAAGTGGGCCAAGACACAACATATACGGTAAGCAACCTGCAACTGTCCACCAAATATTTTTGGCAAGTAACAGTTACCGATGGTTCCAATGATCCAGTAAGTTCTGTAATTAGTGATTTTAAAACTCTCACTTTTCCAGATAACCCATATACTTTTGTTAAGGAAAATAATGGAAATTTGGTGATATATTCCGGAGCTAAGGACACAGCCACTGTTGGAAATACTGAGCCTGATTTTAGTGTGTTTCAACTTACGAGTGAAAATACAAATAGTTTTAGGCCTCGAAAAAGCGTCATCCTTAATAGAATTGCTTTTCTGCGCAATTCTGGGGGCGCAACACAAATTTATACTATGAACTTTGATGGTACCGATGTACAACAGGTAACTAGCCAACGTCCTGTAGCTGGATTTCGTACGGAGCATCTAGACTTTACATGGGCACTGAATGATAGCAAACTATATTATCCGCATTTTGATAAATTATATTCCATAAATCCCGATGGGACGGGCAATAGGTTAGAATATACCACAACCGATGGTTCCTTTATCTCAGAAGTTGCAGTACCGGAATTTGATGATGACCTTGTATTATTAAAAACCAATAATTCCAGTGGCTATAACGTGCGAATCTACACCGCAAGGCTCTCTACTGGACTTGAAGAAACGGTAATTTTCGAAAATTTAGATGGAGCAGTGAGTGGAATTGATATTACTGCAAACGCCGATAGGGTTTTATATACTTGGGATATTGATGAAGCTCAAAATTCTTCTTATAGAATTTTTAACAGCCGTATTTTTCTTTTCACCATAGGTAGTCCGGATCCTCCAGTACTATTAGAAACAGATGTTCAGGAAGGAGAGAATGAACTTGACGCTAGATTTTCGCCTTCCGAAGGGGGTGTAATATTTACCAGGGTTAAAAATAACTTTAGGGCAATACCGGAGATTCATTCCTTTATTTTTGATCAACAATCACTGGATGATGAGTTGCTATTCACAAATTCCTATATGCCCGATTGGGAATAA